Proteins found in one Streptomyces sp. CB09001 genomic segment:
- a CDS encoding flavoprotein produces MSAQAGSGKAARPFLYVVVCAAGVAEGVGGLIDAARGRGWEVGVIATPVAMGGFFDADAAEARTGRPIRSAWRTPGDPRPFPAPDAVVVAPATFNTINKWAAGLADTLAVATLCEASGLGVPVAVLPCVGEALAAHPAYRESLARLRGMGVRFGDPYAGNAGGAAQAGGRPDFGWERALDLLERA; encoded by the coding sequence GTGAGCGCACAGGCTGGAAGCGGCAAGGCCGCCCGACCCTTCCTCTACGTCGTCGTCTGCGCCGCGGGCGTGGCCGAAGGCGTGGGCGGGCTGATCGACGCGGCACGGGGACGCGGCTGGGAGGTCGGGGTCATAGCGACACCGGTCGCCATGGGCGGCTTCTTCGACGCGGACGCCGCCGAGGCGCGGACCGGCCGCCCGATCCGCTCGGCCTGGCGCACGCCCGGCGATCCGCGGCCCTTCCCCGCGCCCGACGCCGTCGTGGTCGCTCCGGCCACCTTCAACACGATCAACAAGTGGGCCGCGGGCCTGGCCGACACCCTCGCCGTGGCCACCCTGTGCGAGGCGAGCGGCCTCGGGGTGCCCGTCGCCGTCCTGCCGTGCGTGGGCGAGGCGCTGGCCGCTCACCCCGCCTATCGGGAGAGCCTGGCCCGGCTGCGCGGGATGGGCGTGCGCTTCGGGGACCCGTACGCCGGGAACGCCGGGGGCGCGGCGCAGGCCGGCGGCCGTCCGGATTTCGGCTGGGAACGCGCCCTCGACCTGCTCGAACGCGCCTGA
- a CDS encoding DUF4235 domain-containing protein, producing the protein MAKTAKKKKLPLAYKPVGFALGWLGGTLAGMTFQKTWKVIRHEDDAPDALDPDRGWGEILLAAAIQGAIFAAVRSAVDRTGAKAIERSTGSWPVPAKGRD; encoded by the coding sequence ATGGCGAAGACGGCGAAGAAGAAGAAGCTCCCCCTCGCCTACAAGCCCGTCGGGTTCGCGCTCGGCTGGCTGGGCGGCACGCTGGCCGGAATGACGTTCCAGAAGACCTGGAAGGTGATCCGGCACGAGGACGACGCGCCCGACGCCCTCGACCCGGACCGCGGCTGGGGCGAGATCCTGCTGGCGGCCGCGATCCAGGGCGCCATCTTCGCCGCGGTGCGCAGCGCCGTGGACCGTACGGGCGCCAAGGCCATCGAGCGCTCGACGGGTTCCTGGCCGGTCCCCGCGAAGGGCCGGGACTGA
- a CDS encoding DUF4232 domain-containing protein: MANTSQPLRRTALLASGVALLGLLTACGTESATSSGTPRPSEAGRTTGADPGGGTPTSGDTAPAVGAAPTDTAGSSSASARTDGRCRTAELRATVGRVDPGAGQRNFPVVLTNTSDRTCTVYGYPGAAFVDASGKQLGPDPERAPGSPESVTLTPGRSAWAGLSFSSPQISGARTAGPAALLVTPPDEREPLKVKWTAGEVPVGGNESSVSVTALDAGTGP; encoded by the coding sequence ATGGCGAACACGTCCCAGCCGCTGCGCCGGACGGCCCTGCTCGCGAGCGGGGTCGCGCTGCTCGGCCTGTTGACCGCATGCGGCACCGAGAGCGCCACGTCGAGCGGCACCCCGCGGCCCAGCGAGGCCGGCCGCACGACCGGCGCGGACCCGGGCGGCGGCACCCCGACGTCCGGCGACACGGCACCTGCGGTAGGCGCCGCACCCACCGACACCGCGGGCTCGTCCTCCGCATCGGCCCGCACCGACGGCCGTTGCCGGACCGCCGAACTGCGGGCCACTGTCGGCCGCGTGGACCCGGGTGCCGGCCAGCGCAACTTCCCCGTCGTGCTGACCAACACCTCCGACCGCACCTGCACGGTGTACGGCTATCCGGGTGCCGCCTTCGTGGACGCGTCCGGCAAGCAGCTGGGTCCGGACCCCGAGCGCGCGCCGGGCTCCCCCGAGTCGGTCACGCTGACGCCGGGCAGGAGCGCGTGGGCCGGGCTGTCGTTCTCCAGTCCGCAGATCAGCGGCGCCCGCACGGCCGGCCCGGCGGCGCTGCTCGTCACCCCGCCGGACGAGCGGGAGCCCCTGAAGGTGAAGTGGACGGCGGGCGAGGTCCCGGTCGGCGGCAACGAGTCGTCGGTGTCCGTCACCGCCCTGGACGCGGGCACCGGCCCCTGA
- a CDS encoding nuclear transport factor 2 family protein produces the protein MTTTDRPPLPPFTRETAERKVRAAEDAWNTRDPHKVALAYSEDSVWRNRDAFFTGRAAIVEFLTAKWERERRYALRKDLWAFDGNRIAVRFQYESQDADGQWWRSYGNELWEFDEHGLMTRREASINDVPIEEGDRRIFGPRPAQ, from the coding sequence ATGACGACGACCGACCGGCCGCCCCTGCCGCCGTTCACCCGCGAGACCGCCGAACGCAAGGTGCGGGCCGCCGAGGACGCCTGGAACACCCGCGATCCGCACAAGGTGGCCCTCGCCTATTCCGAGGACTCGGTCTGGCGCAACCGTGACGCCTTCTTCACCGGCCGCGCCGCCATCGTCGAGTTCCTGACCGCCAAGTGGGAGCGCGAGCGGCGGTACGCGCTGCGCAAGGACCTGTGGGCCTTCGACGGCAACCGCATCGCCGTCCGCTTCCAGTACGAGTCCCAGGACGCGGACGGCCAGTGGTGGCGCTCCTACGGCAACGAGCTCTGGGAGTTCGACGAGCACGGCCTGATGACCCGGCGCGAGGCCAGCATCAACGACGTGCCCATCGAGGAGGGCGACCGGCGCATCTTCGGCCCCAGGCCCGCCCAGTAG
- a CDS encoding VOC family protein — protein sequence MALVNAGVVVLDCAEPEQLAEFYKGLLGAEESEVSANRIEIEGPRGFRMAFRRDVNATPPSWPRPENSLQVHLDFVVADLDEAERAIVGLGGRPVEAKDPAGPHEERGFSDPAGHSFTLRGTLAPTAPKQG from the coding sequence ATGGCACTGGTCAACGCGGGCGTCGTGGTGCTCGACTGCGCCGAACCCGAACAGCTCGCCGAGTTCTACAAGGGGCTGCTGGGCGCGGAGGAGAGTGAAGTGAGCGCCAACCGGATCGAGATCGAGGGCCCCCGCGGCTTCCGCATGGCCTTCCGGCGGGACGTGAACGCCACTCCGCCCAGCTGGCCGCGCCCGGAGAACTCCCTCCAGGTCCACCTGGACTTCGTGGTGGCGGACCTGGACGAGGCGGAGCGCGCGATCGTGGGGCTCGGCGGACGTCCGGTGGAGGCGAAGGACCCGGCCGGCCCGCACGAGGAGCGCGGCTTCTCCGACCCGGCCGGCCACTCCTTCACCCTCCGCGGGACTCTCGCTCCGACGGCACCCAAGCAGGGCTAG
- a CDS encoding cytochrome P450: MTDTDTTTNTHPAPPVAFPQDRTCPYHPPAAYDALRAARPLARITLFDGRPAWLVTGHTAARRLLADRRLSTDRTRDGFPATSARLAAVRGRRTALLGVDDPEHRAQRRMVLPEFTLKRAAALRPSIQRIVDERLDAMIAQGPPADLVTAFALPLPSMVICALLGVPYADHEFFEEQSRRLLRGPLPADTADARDRLETYLGELVDRKRQAPGDGLLDDLVRQQPAEGAPDREQLIAFAVILLVAGHETTANMISLGTYTLLTNPGRLAELRADPALLPGAVEELMRVLSIADGLLRMATEDIDVDGQTIRAGDGVVFATSVINRDESVYPEPDALDWHRPARHHVAFGFGIHQCLGQNLARAELEIALGTLFDRLPTLRLAAPADEIPFKPGDTIQGMLELPVAW; encoded by the coding sequence ATGACGGACACCGACACGACGACGAACACCCACCCCGCACCCCCCGTCGCCTTCCCGCAGGACCGGACCTGTCCCTACCACCCGCCCGCCGCCTACGACGCGCTGCGCGCCGCCCGTCCGCTGGCCCGGATCACGCTCTTCGACGGCCGCCCGGCCTGGCTGGTGACCGGGCACACCGCCGCGCGCCGGCTGCTGGCCGACCGACGGCTGTCGACCGACCGCACCCGCGACGGCTTCCCCGCCACGTCGGCGCGCCTGGCCGCCGTACGCGGGCGCAGGACCGCCCTGCTCGGCGTGGACGACCCCGAACACCGCGCCCAGCGCAGGATGGTGCTCCCCGAGTTCACCCTCAAACGCGCCGCCGCACTGCGCCCGAGCATCCAGCGGATCGTCGACGAACGGCTCGACGCGATGATCGCGCAGGGTCCGCCCGCCGACCTGGTGACGGCCTTCGCGCTGCCCCTGCCCTCGATGGTGATCTGCGCGCTGCTCGGAGTCCCCTACGCCGACCACGAGTTCTTCGAGGAACAGTCCCGCCGGCTGCTGCGCGGCCCCCTGCCCGCCGACACCGCGGACGCCCGCGACCGGCTGGAGACGTACCTGGGGGAGTTGGTCGACCGCAAGCGGCAGGCACCCGGCGACGGCCTGCTGGACGACCTCGTCCGGCAACAGCCGGCCGAGGGTGCGCCCGACCGCGAACAGCTGATCGCCTTCGCGGTGATCCTGCTGGTCGCGGGTCACGAGACCACCGCCAACATGATCTCGCTGGGCACCTACACCCTGCTGACCAACCCCGGGCGGCTGGCCGAACTGCGGGCCGATCCCGCGCTGCTGCCCGGCGCCGTGGAGGAGCTGATGCGCGTCCTGTCGATCGCCGACGGGCTGCTGCGGATGGCCACCGAGGACATCGACGTGGACGGGCAGACCATCCGGGCCGGCGACGGGGTCGTCTTCGCCACCTCCGTCATCAACCGCGACGAGAGCGTCTACCCCGAACCGGACGCCCTCGACTGGCACCGCCCGGCCCGCCACCACGTCGCCTTCGGGTTCGGCATCCACCAGTGCCTGGGTCAGAACCTGGCCCGCGCCGAACTGGAGATCGCCCTGGGCACCCTCTTCGACCGGCTGCCCACGCTGCGCCTGGCCGCCCCGGCGGACGAGATCCCCTTCAAACCCGGCGACACGATCCAGGGGATGCTGGAACTCCCCGTGGCCTGGTAG
- a CDS encoding glutathione S-transferase C-terminal domain-containing protein encodes MSGDDGTPGNSGYGKKAFKRSRSHFADRITADGRDGWPVEAGRYRLVVSRACPWASRALVSRRLLGLEDALSLAVADPIQDDRSWRFTLDPDGRDPVLGIRYLSEAYDRRETGYPGGVSVPAVVDVPSGALVTNDYQQITLDLATEWTALHRPGAPDLYPPALRDEIDEVMAGIYEDVNNGVYRAGFATGQEEYEAACAGVFRRLEQLAPRLERRRYLVGETITEADIRLFTTLVRFDAVYHGHFKCNRWKLAENPVLWAYVRDLFQTPGFGDTVDFDHIKRHYYEVHTGVNPTGIVPLGPDLAGWLTPHHRQELGGRPFGEGTPPGPPRAEEEVPARGRP; translated from the coding sequence ATGAGCGGTGACGACGGGACGCCCGGGAACAGCGGCTACGGGAAGAAGGCGTTCAAACGCTCCCGCAGCCACTTCGCGGACCGGATCACGGCGGACGGCCGGGACGGCTGGCCCGTGGAGGCCGGCCGCTACCGGCTGGTGGTGAGCCGCGCCTGTCCGTGGGCGAGCCGGGCCCTGGTCTCCCGGCGGCTGCTCGGTCTGGAGGACGCCCTGTCCCTGGCGGTCGCCGACCCGATCCAGGACGACCGCAGCTGGCGGTTCACGCTGGACCCGGACGGCCGCGACCCGGTCCTCGGCATCCGCTACCTCAGCGAGGCCTACGACCGGCGGGAGACCGGCTACCCGGGCGGTGTGAGCGTGCCCGCGGTCGTGGACGTGCCCAGCGGGGCGCTCGTCACCAACGACTACCAGCAGATCACCCTCGACCTCGCGACCGAGTGGACCGCGCTGCACCGGCCGGGGGCGCCCGACCTGTATCCGCCGGCCCTGCGCGACGAGATCGACGAGGTGATGGCGGGGATCTACGAGGACGTCAACAACGGGGTGTACCGGGCGGGCTTCGCCACCGGCCAGGAGGAGTACGAGGCCGCGTGCGCGGGTGTGTTCCGGCGACTGGAGCAGTTGGCGCCCCGGCTGGAACGGCGGCGCTACCTGGTCGGTGAGACGATCACGGAGGCGGACATCCGGCTGTTCACCACGCTGGTCCGCTTCGACGCCGTCTACCACGGTCATTTCAAGTGCAACCGCTGGAAGCTGGCGGAGAACCCGGTGCTGTGGGCGTATGTCCGGGATCTGTTCCAGACACCCGGATTCGGGGACACCGTCGACTTCGACCACATCAAGCGCCACTACTACGAGGTGCACACCGGCGTGAACCCGACCGGCATCGTGCCCCTGGGCCCGGACCTGGCCGGCTGGCTCACGCCCCACCACCGGCAGGAGCTGGGCGGACGTCCATTCGGCGAGGGCACCCCGCCGGGGCCGCCCCGGGCCGAGGAGGAGGTGCCGGCGCGGGGCAGGCCCTGA
- a CDS encoding cation diffusion facilitator family transporter: MSGTAGEEKAGRKADRRTRVTVLVALAANLVIAAAKAVGGVVAGSPALLSEAAHSVADSMNEIFLLAALRRSRRPADRRHPFGYGKERFFWSLLAAVGIFVMGGCFSFFQGVEALRTGADENLGGYVAGLIVLGIALLAEGGSLLRALHQVRGQGGLADGMRDPALRTVVAEDGTAVLGVCLAMTGMALHMVTGQVVWEACASLAIGALLVHVAYRLGREARDQLIGEAADPEASGRIRALLRAQPEIDSVEALFTMKTGLDSTLVAARVDLVPGLDSERVEEAAVRIKRSIARAVPETDQVFLDVTDRPAGEAAESPAATGERGGA, from the coding sequence GTGAGCGGGACAGCCGGGGAAGAGAAGGCGGGCCGGAAGGCCGACCGCAGGACACGCGTCACCGTACTCGTGGCCCTGGCGGCCAACCTGGTGATCGCCGCCGCCAAGGCGGTCGGCGGGGTCGTCGCGGGATCGCCCGCGCTGCTGTCGGAGGCGGCACACTCCGTCGCGGACAGCATGAACGAGATCTTCCTCCTTGCCGCCCTGCGCCGCAGCCGCCGCCCCGCCGACCGCAGGCACCCCTTCGGCTACGGCAAGGAACGGTTCTTCTGGTCGCTCCTCGCGGCCGTCGGCATCTTCGTCATGGGCGGCTGCTTCTCCTTCTTCCAGGGCGTCGAGGCCCTGCGCACCGGCGCCGACGAGAACCTCGGCGGCTACGTGGCCGGACTGATCGTGCTCGGCATCGCCCTGCTCGCGGAGGGCGGTTCCCTGCTGCGGGCCCTGCACCAGGTGCGGGGCCAGGGCGGGCTCGCCGACGGAATGCGGGACCCGGCGCTGCGCACGGTCGTCGCCGAGGACGGCACGGCGGTGCTCGGCGTCTGCCTCGCCATGACCGGCATGGCCCTGCACATGGTCACCGGGCAGGTGGTGTGGGAGGCCTGCGCCTCCCTCGCCATCGGCGCACTGCTGGTCCACGTGGCCTACCGGCTGGGCCGAGAGGCCCGCGACCAGCTGATCGGCGAGGCCGCCGACCCGGAGGCCAGCGGGCGGATCCGGGCGCTGCTGCGCGCCCAGCCGGAGATCGACAGCGTCGAGGCACTGTTCACCATGAAGACCGGCCTGGACTCGACGCTGGTGGCGGCCCGTGTCGACCTGGTGCCGGGCCTGGACAGCGAACGGGTGGAGGAGGCCGCCGTGCGTATCAAGAGGTCGATCGCGCGCGCCGTCCCCGAGACGGACCAGGTCTTCCTCGACGTCACGGACCGGCCCGCGGGGGAGGCGGCGGAAAGCCCCGCCGCGACGGGGGAACGCGGCGGGGCCTGA
- a CDS encoding IS200/IS605 family accessory protein TnpB-related protein, with product MAEKKLLRQIARPFVADGPSGVSIRDRLKGLTVQDEQVLRAVGAHMGRLASADLARRCRDGLDHSTDRWAERKRELTAASSSRWAGSVTSNTHDQWGLSRRAQHAHLQSLDAGIATVRHRLSLPIGQRGCKGKPGGYRSKGEWFAKTRRLAVLEDRYEQVSAEREAGRVSVVRGGRRLLNTRHNLDAAGLTEAAWRQQWEAARWFVTADGESGKRHGNETIRVTPDGEISIRLPAPLADLANAKRGRYILTAKVSFPHRGEEWRDRIEENRAVAYRIHFDVTRDRWYLDASWTRKDLPVIPLDALRPDGVIGVDTNADHLAAWLLDEHGNPTGSPRRIDYDLTGTADHRDAQLRHALTRLLHWAQTTGVQAIAIEDLDFTDSTTREKHGRKKKFRQLISGIPTGRLRARLLSMCTEAGISVIAVDPAYTSMWGAQHWQEPLTSKNRKTSRHAAASVAIGRRALGHAIRRRTTPPPAHQSDVQGHRSAQARPRDRRREETRPRIPGPRTRSVQPDAERTRATRTPKTVRDVRSDQDWVQDSLLLTD from the coding sequence ATGGCTGAGAAGAAACTGCTCAGGCAGATTGCCCGGCCGTTTGTCGCCGACGGTCCGTCCGGTGTCAGCATCCGGGACCGGCTCAAGGGCCTCACTGTGCAGGATGAGCAGGTCTTGCGGGCCGTGGGCGCCCACATGGGTCGGCTGGCTTCCGCGGACTTGGCCCGCCGCTGCCGTGACGGCCTGGACCATTCCACCGACAGGTGGGCTGAGCGGAAGCGGGAGCTGACGGCCGCCTCGTCATCGCGGTGGGCGGGTTCGGTCACCTCCAACACCCACGACCAGTGGGGCCTGTCCCGCCGCGCCCAGCACGCTCACCTGCAATCGCTGGACGCCGGCATCGCGACGGTACGGCACCGGCTGTCGCTGCCGATCGGGCAGAGGGGTTGCAAGGGGAAGCCCGGCGGCTACCGCTCCAAGGGCGAGTGGTTCGCCAAGACCCGCCGCCTGGCAGTCCTCGAAGACCGCTACGAGCAGGTAAGCGCCGAGCGTGAAGCCGGGCGCGTCTCGGTCGTACGCGGCGGCAGGCGACTGCTCAACACCCGCCACAACCTGGACGCCGCCGGTCTCACCGAGGCAGCCTGGCGTCAGCAGTGGGAGGCCGCCCGCTGGTTTGTGACCGCTGACGGCGAGTCCGGCAAACGGCACGGCAACGAGACGATCCGCGTCACCCCCGACGGCGAGATCAGCATCAGACTTCCGGCGCCGCTTGCTGACCTGGCCAACGCGAAGCGCGGCCGGTACATCCTCACCGCGAAGGTGTCGTTCCCGCACCGTGGCGAGGAATGGCGCGACCGGATCGAAGAGAACCGGGCCGTGGCCTACCGAATCCACTTCGACGTGACCCGTGACCGCTGGTACCTCGACGCCAGTTGGACCCGCAAAGACCTCCCCGTGATCCCGCTGGACGCCCTGCGCCCCGACGGTGTGATCGGTGTCGACACGAACGCGGACCATCTGGCCGCGTGGCTGCTCGACGAGCACGGCAACCCGACCGGCAGCCCCCGCCGCATCGACTACGACCTCACCGGCACCGCCGACCACCGGGACGCGCAGCTCCGCCACGCCCTCACCCGGCTTCTGCACTGGGCCCAGACGACGGGCGTGCAGGCAATCGCCATCGAGGACCTCGACTTCACCGACTCCACAACCCGCGAGAAGCACGGCCGGAAGAAGAAGTTCCGGCAGCTCATCTCCGGCATCCCCACCGGCCGCCTCCGCGCCCGCCTGCTGTCGATGTGCACGGAGGCCGGCATCAGCGTGATCGCCGTCGATCCCGCCTACACCTCGATGTGGGGCGCACAGCACTGGCAGGAACCACTGACCAGCAAAAACCGCAAGACTTCCCGACACGCCGCCGCCTCGGTGGCGATCGGTAGGCGCGCCCTCGGACACGCGATCCGGCGACGGACGACACCGCCCCCTGCACACCAGAGTGATGTGCAGGGGCATCGGAGCGCCCAGGCCCGACCACGTGACCGCAGGCGTGAGGAAACCCGCCCCCGCATCCCCGGACCACGGACACGATCCGTGCAGCCGGACGCGGAGCGAACGCGGGCGACCAGGACACCCAAAACCGTTCGGGATGTCCGCAGTGACCAGGACTGGGTCCAAGACTCACTCCTGCTCACTGACTAG
- a CDS encoding TetR/AcrR family transcriptional regulator — translation MDSEVARERALDAAERLFYARGVRAVGMDEVRGASGVSLKRLYQLFPAKEQLVVACLDRRDVRWRGRLAEYVDRYEEPGARVLAVFDWLGGWFAEPGFRGCAWINAYGELGPASPAVADRVRAHKTAFRAFLDALAAGAGLPAALGGQLFLLAEGAMVTAGVTGGTEPARQAREAARVLLGAAGVSRPAPTR, via the coding sequence ATGGACAGCGAGGTCGCCCGGGAGCGGGCCCTGGACGCGGCGGAAAGGCTGTTCTACGCGCGAGGCGTGCGGGCCGTGGGCATGGACGAGGTCCGCGGTGCCTCCGGCGTCTCGCTCAAGCGCCTCTACCAGCTCTTCCCGGCCAAGGAGCAGCTCGTCGTGGCCTGTCTGGACCGGCGCGACGTGCGCTGGCGGGGGCGGCTGGCCGAGTACGTCGACCGGTACGAGGAGCCCGGCGCGCGCGTCCTGGCCGTGTTCGACTGGCTCGGCGGGTGGTTCGCGGAGCCCGGTTTCCGTGGCTGCGCCTGGATCAACGCCTACGGCGAACTCGGCCCCGCCTCACCCGCCGTGGCGGATCGGGTGCGGGCGCACAAGACGGCGTTCCGCGCCTTCCTCGACGCTCTGGCGGCCGGCGCGGGGCTGCCCGCCGCGCTGGGCGGGCAGCTCTTCCTGCTGGCGGAGGGCGCCATGGTGACGGCGGGCGTGACGGGCGGTACCGAGCCCGCGCGTCAGGCACGGGAGGCGGCACGGGTGCTGCTGGGCGCGGCCGGGGTCAGCCGACCCGCTCCGACACGGTGA
- a CDS encoding ferredoxin, with product MRIGIDKDTCIGAGQCALTAPGVFTQDDDGYSTLRPGREDGGGSALVREAARACPVGAITVSERVG from the coding sequence ATGCGTATCGGCATCGACAAGGACACCTGCATCGGCGCGGGCCAGTGCGCCCTCACCGCCCCCGGCGTCTTCACCCAGGACGACGACGGCTACAGCACGCTCAGGCCCGGCCGGGAGGACGGCGGCGGGAGCGCGCTGGTCCGGGAGGCGGCCCGCGCCTGCCCCGTCGGCGCGATCACCGTGTCGGAGCGGGTCGGCTGA
- a CDS encoding IS607 family transposase, whose product MNLTEWAKAQGVHPQTAYRWFREGTLPVPAVRVGPRTVLVNIDAAAAPEAVGGLGLYARVSSHDQKADLERQVARLSQWAVKGGHRVVRVEAEIASGMNGARPKAKRLLTDPAVTTVVVEHKDRLGRMNVELVEAALFATGRRLVVLDDGEVEDDLVQDVVDVLTSFCARLYGRRSAKNRARKALEAAGHG is encoded by the coding sequence GTGAATCTGACGGAGTGGGCGAAGGCGCAGGGTGTGCATCCGCAGACCGCGTATCGCTGGTTCCGTGAGGGGACTCTTCCGGTACCGGCTGTGCGGGTCGGGCCGCGCACGGTCCTGGTGAACATCGACGCTGCCGCGGCGCCGGAGGCGGTCGGTGGTCTGGGCCTGTACGCCCGTGTCTCCTCCCATGACCAGAAGGCCGATCTGGAGCGTCAGGTTGCCCGGTTGTCGCAGTGGGCGGTCAAGGGCGGTCACCGCGTCGTGCGGGTGGAGGCGGAGATCGCCTCGGGAATGAACGGTGCCCGGCCGAAGGCGAAGCGGTTGCTGACCGACCCCGCCGTGACCACGGTCGTGGTCGAGCACAAGGACCGTCTGGGCCGGATGAACGTCGAACTCGTCGAGGCCGCCCTGTTCGCGACCGGGCGTCGCCTGGTGGTGCTGGATGACGGAGAGGTTGAAGACGACCTGGTGCAGGACGTCGTGGATGTGCTGACGTCGTTCTGCGCCCGCCTGTACGGCCGGAGGTCGGCGAAGAACCGCGCCAGGAAGGCGCTGGAGGCTGCCGGGCATGGCTGA
- a CDS encoding aldo/keto reductase: protein MQYVKLGSTGLDVSRICLGCMTYGVPDRGTHEWTLDEAASRPLIRQALEAGVTFFDTANVYSDGTSEEIVGKALADFARRDDIVLATKVNGRMRPGPNGAGLSRKAIMTEIDHSLRRLGTDYVDLYQIHRFDPHTPVEETMEALHDLVKAGKVRYIGASSMYAWQFSKMQYTAERHGWTPFVSMQNHYNLVYREEEREMLPLCADQGVGVLPWSPLARGRLTRDWDIATGRSATDDFGSTLYQEGDRAVVEAVTRIAGERGVPRARVALAWLLHQDTVTAPIVGASRPGHLEDAVAAVELTLGEKEIEELERPYAPHPIAGH from the coding sequence ATGCAGTACGTGAAGCTCGGTTCGACCGGCCTGGACGTGTCGCGGATCTGCCTGGGCTGCATGACCTACGGCGTGCCCGACCGCGGCACGCACGAGTGGACCCTCGACGAGGCGGCCTCGCGTCCGCTGATCCGGCAGGCGCTGGAGGCCGGCGTCACCTTCTTCGACACCGCCAACGTGTACTCCGACGGCACCAGCGAGGAGATCGTCGGCAAGGCGCTGGCCGACTTCGCCCGCCGGGACGACATCGTGCTCGCGACCAAGGTGAACGGCCGGATGCGCCCCGGGCCGAACGGCGCCGGACTCTCCCGCAAGGCGATCATGACCGAGATCGACCACAGCCTCCGCCGGCTGGGCACCGACTACGTCGACCTCTACCAGATCCACCGCTTCGACCCGCACACCCCCGTCGAGGAGACGATGGAGGCCCTGCACGACCTGGTGAAGGCGGGCAAGGTCCGCTACATCGGGGCCAGTTCGATGTACGCCTGGCAGTTCTCCAAGATGCAGTACACCGCCGAGCGGCACGGCTGGACCCCGTTCGTGTCCATGCAGAACCACTACAACCTCGTCTACCGCGAGGAGGAGCGCGAGATGCTGCCCCTCTGCGCGGACCAGGGCGTCGGCGTGCTGCCCTGGAGCCCGCTCGCCCGCGGCCGCCTCACCCGCGACTGGGACATCGCCACCGGGCGCAGCGCCACCGACGACTTCGGCAGCACCCTCTACCAGGAGGGCGACCGCGCCGTGGTGGAGGCCGTCACCCGCATCGCCGGTGAGCGCGGTGTCCCGCGCGCGCGGGTGGCCCTGGCCTGGCTGCTGCACCAGGACACGGTGACCGCGCCGATCGTGGGCGCCTCCAGGCCGGGCCACCTCGAGGATGCCGTGGCGGCGGTCGAACTCACGCTGGGCGAGAAGGAGATCGAGGAGCTGGAGCGGCCCTACGCGCCGCACCCGATCGCCGGTCACTGA
- a CDS encoding nitroreductase family deazaflavin-dependent oxidoreductase: MPLDGEYEPSPTQWVREQVELYESSGGTKGTTLMDTGLPVIVLTTRGARSGKLRKTPLMRVEHEGRYAVVASLGGAPKHPVWYFNVKADPRVELQDGPVKQDMTAREITGAEKAQWWERAVAAFPSYADYQKKTEREIPVFVLEPSDAG; this comes from the coding sequence ATGCCTCTTGACGGCGAGTACGAACCCAGCCCGACGCAGTGGGTGCGCGAACAGGTCGAACTGTACGAGAGCTCCGGCGGCACCAAGGGCACGACGCTGATGGACACCGGTCTGCCCGTGATCGTGCTGACCACCCGGGGCGCGCGGAGCGGCAAGCTGCGCAAGACGCCGCTGATGCGCGTCGAGCACGAGGGCCGCTATGCCGTGGTCGCCTCCCTGGGCGGGGCACCCAAGCACCCGGTGTGGTACTTCAACGTGAAGGCCGACCCCCGCGTGGAGCTCCAGGACGGGCCGGTGAAGCAGGACATGACGGCGCGTGAGATCACCGGCGCGGAGAAGGCCCAGTGGTGGGAGCGCGCGGTCGCGGCGTTTCCGTCGTACGCCGACTACCAGAAGAAGACGGAACGGGAGATCCCCGTCTTCGTCCTGGAGCCGTCCGACGCGGGCTGA